Proteins from a genomic interval of Garra rufa chromosome 4, GarRuf1.0, whole genome shotgun sequence:
- the LOC141332917 gene encoding NACHT, LRR and PYD domains-containing protein 3-like has translation MTEVSTAPNSQLLPERHSNMAAHYSGPVQQQRSEPESSCVSKKSDMSIDQAQSGLSHKVLNTFRLNLRQKFQFPYEGTVKIGNQTLLNEIYTEFSITESQNESGEISNEHEVRQIETQFRRAATKDTAIKCCDIFRPLPGQVKAIRTVLTKGVAGIGKTVSVQKFILDWAEGKENQDIQLIFPLPFREINLMKDKTLSLSDLLHVFFPETKEMEISSDEYKVLFIFDGLDECCLSLDFQSNMRLCDVNESASVDVLLMNLIVGNLLPSALIWITSRPAAADLIPSECVHRVTELRGFNEPQKEEYFRKRISDQSLADRIISHLKSSRSLYIMCDIPVFCWISAAVLEKMLSQTESGEIPKTLTQMYTHFLILQTNIKHEKDYKKNLTEDMIFKLAKLAFQQLVKGNLIFNEEDLRECGIDETEVSVYSGLCTQIFREELNQGKVFCFVHLSIQEHLAALYAHFSFIDKNINIFDQSFLGWIFSWMKYVSLSELHQKAVDEALQINNGNMDLFLRFLLGLSVESNQTLLRKLLPQAGSCSYNNEETVEYIKQKIMENHSPEKSINLFHCLNELGDNSMMQEIQHYLRMGKIGETNLSSSQRSALVYVLLTSEQRMDVFDLKLLIGEQHTADDFFKKLLPVFKEFRSVRLNCCNLTVQSYERLSSVLQSSNSNLRELDLSNNDLQDSGVKLLSDGLKSPNCQLEILRLAICNLTAQSCESLSSVLQVPGSVLRELDLSNNELQDSGVRLLSNGLKSCNLEILRISLCKLTHQCCESLASVLQSSNSVLRDLDLSNNDLQDSGVNLLSDGIKSTNCQLEILRLSGCMVTAEGCGYLSSALSSNPSHLRELDLSYNHPGDSGIKLLSEKLEDLNYKLAKLNVDHGAEFRITSGLRKYPCFFTMDPNTANYNLILSEENRKATYVDEKQPYPDNPDRFDEVNQVLCRESVCGRCYWEIEWSGVVSIAVSYKSISRKGKEKECYFEDSDKSWSLFCYRDNYSFWHNGILTHINLKPLGSRRIGVYVDPIAGTLSMYRVFANTESLLVTVQTIFTEPLYPGFDVWGAFSVKLC, from the exons ATGACTGAGGTGAGCACAGCACCGAATTCCCAACTGCTCCCTGAGCGCcacagcaatatggctgcccactacTCGGG TCCAGTTCAGCAGCAGAGATCAGAACCAGAGTCCAGCTGTGTGTCTAAGAAGAGTGACATGTCTATAGATCAGGCACAGTCTGGTCTAAG CCATAAAGTCCTCAACACATTTAGATTAAACCTGAGGCAGAAGTTTCAGTTTCCTTATGAGGGAACAGTAAAGATAGGAAACCAAACACTActgaatgagatctacacagagTTCTCTATTACAGAAAGTCAGAATGAGAGTGGAGAAATCAGTAATGAGcatgaggtgagacagattgagacaCAATTCAGAAGAGCAGCAACAAAGGACACAGCCATCAAATGCTGTGACATCTTTAGACCTTTACCTGGACAAGTCAAAGCCATcagaactgtgctgacaaaaggagtcgctggcattggaaaaacagtctctgtgcagaagttcatcctggactgggctgaagggaaagagaatcaggacatccagctcatatttccacttcctttcagagaAATCAACTTGATGAAGGACAAAACACTCAGTCTTTCAGATCTTCTTCATGTCTTTTTCCCTGAAACCAAGGAAATGGAAATATCcagtgatgaatataaagttttattcatctttgatggtctggatgagtgttGTCTGTCACTGGATTTTCAGAGCAATATGAGGTTGTGTGATGTAAATGAATCAGCTTCAGTGGATGTGCTGCTGATGAACCTGATTGTGGGgaatctgcttccctctgctctcatctggatcacctccagaccagcagcagctgatctcatcccctctgagtgtgtccatcgagtgacagagttacgaggattcaatgagccacagaaggaggaatactttaggaagagaatcagtgatcagagtctggctgacaggatcatctcacactTAAAGTCATCAAGAAGCCTCTACATCATGTGTGACATCccagtgttctgctggatctcagccgcTGTTCTAGAGAAGATGTTGAGTCAAACAGAGAGCGGAGAGATTCCAAAAACTCTcactcaaatgtacacacacttcctgATTCTTCAGACCAACATCAAACATGAGAAGGACTATAAGAAAAACTTGACAGAAGACATGATCTTCAAACTGGCGAAACTGGCTTTCCAGCAGCTTGTGAAAGGCAACCTAATCTTCAATGAGGAAGACCTGAGAGAGTGTGGCATTGATGAGACAGAAGTATCAGTGTACTCAGGATTGTGCACTCAGATCTTCAGAGAAGAGTTGAATCAGGGGAAAGTCTTCTGTTTTGTTCATCTGAGTATTCAGGAACATCTAGCAGCTCTATATGCACACTTCTCCTTtatagacaaaaacataaacatttttgaCCAAAGTTTCCTTGGCTGGATTTTTAGCTGGATGAAATATGTTTCATTATCTGAGCTGCATCAGAAAGCTGTGGATGAGGCTTTACAGATTAATAATGGAAATATGGATCTTTTCCTGCGTTTTCTTCTGGGTCTCTCAGTGGAGTCCAATCAGACTCTCTTACGAAAACTACTGCCACAGGCAGGAAGCTGCTCCTACAATAATGaggaaacagttgagtacatcaaACAAAAGATCATGGAGAATCACTCTCCAgagaaatccatcaatctgttccactgtctgaatgaactgggtGATAATTCAATGATGCAGGAGATCCAGCATTATCTGAGAATGGGAAAAATAGGAGAAACCAACCTTTCCTCTTCACAGAGATCAGCTCTGGTTTATGTGCTGCTGACATCAGAGCAGAGAATGGATGTTTTCGATCTAAAACTGCTTATTGGAGAACAACATACAGCAGATGATTTTTTTAAGAAACTGCTGCCTGTGTTTAAAGAGTTTAGATCAGTTCG tctcaATTGCTGTAATCTCACTGTTCAGTCCTATGAGAGACTGTCATCAGTTTTGCAATCATCAAACTCCAATCTTAGAGAGCTAGACCTGAgcaacaatgacctgcaggattctggagtgaagctgctttctgatggactgaagagtccaaactgtcaactGGAGATACTGCG attgGCTATATGTAATCTCACTGCACAATCGTGTGAGAGTTTGTCATCAGTTTTACAAGTGCCAGGCTCTGTCCttagagagctggacctgagtaacaatgaatTGCAGGATTCGGGAGTGAGGCTTCTTTCTAATGGACTAAAGAGCTGTAACCTGGAAATACTGAG AATTTCCTTATGTAAGCTCACTCATCAGTGTTGTGAAAGCTTGGCATCAGTTTTACAGTCCTCAAACTCTGTTCTGAGAGAcctggacctgagtaacaatgacctgcaggattctggtGTGAATCTTCTTTCTGATGGAATAAAGAGTacaaactgtcagctggagattCTGAG attgtctggctgtatggtgacagcAGAAGGCTGTGGTTATTTGTCTTCAGCTTTGAGTTCAAACCCTTCAcatctgagagagctggatctgagctacaatcacccaggagaTTCGGGAATCAAGCTGCTCTCTGAAAAATTGGAGGATCTAAACTACAAACTGGCCAAACTCAA tgtggatcatggagcAGAGTTCAGGATTACATCAGGACTACGCAAAT ATCCCTGTTTTTTCACAatggatccaaacacagcaaatTATAATCTGATTCTGTCTGAGGAGAACAGAAAGGCAACCTATGTGGATGAGAAACAACCATATCCTGAtaatccagacagatttgatgagGTGaatcaggtgttgtgtagagagagcgTGTGTGGACGATGctactgggagattgagtggagtgggGTTGTGTCCATagcagtgtcatataagagcattaGCAGGAAGGGAAAGGAGAAAGAGTGTTATTTTGAAGACAGTGATAAGTCTTGGAGCTTGTTCTGTTATCGTGATAATTACTCATTCTGGCACAATGGCATACTGACTCATATCAATTTAAAGCCCCTCGGCAGTcgtagaataggagtgtatgtggatcccATTGCAGGAACTTTGTCTATGTACAGAGTCTTTGCAAACACAGAGAGTCTTCTTGTTACAGTCCAGACCATATTCACTGAGCCACTCTATCCTGGATTTGATGTTTGGGGAGCATTttcagtgaaactgtgttga
- the LOC141333960 gene encoding uncharacterized protein produces MAFIKEETGDIRIAEVFSLKHEDTEEQIKMAFIKEETEDVRIEETFKVEDEDSDDGIDLMAIMEEIQKQYKKQGKDQCENNEANTGEEAEETSSQKNTKKIQSRVICTVCGKCVSSRNALKIHMRIHTGEKPFTCPQCGRRFIEPGGFQRHMRAHSGEKPYTCDLCGKKVAAKLTLKSHIKTHDDDDDRPFPCEQCGKRFKYKNSVRIHMKLHLREERFICRQCGKSFTDQNDLRNHVKTHIGNKPFMCDYCGKAFKNRTCLKVHLVVHTGERPFTCSECGKSFGQKASLRTHKNSVHNKERSYTCPICGKCCKIKGNLKLHMKLHAGEKSSLKRTKNT; encoded by the exons atggcgtttattaaagaggagactgGAGACATAAGGATTGCAGAAGTGTTCAGTCTGAAACATGAAGACACTGAAGAACaaataaagatggcgtttattaaagaggagactgaAGATGTGAGGATTGAAGAAACGTTCAAAGTGGAGGATGAAGATAGTGACGATGGAATAG ACCTGATGGCAATAATGGAGGAGATTCAAAAGCAGTATAAGAAACAGGGGAAAGATCAATGTGAGAATAATGAAGCCAATACTGGAGAAGAAGCTGAAGAGACTTCATCACAAAAAAACACTAAGAAGATTCAAAGTCGTGTCATCTGTACAGTATGCGGAAAGTGTGTCTCGAGTCGAAATgcccttaaaatccacatgaggattcacaccggagagaagcctttcacctgcccaCAATGTGGAAGACGTTTTATTGAACCAGGAGGCTTTCAGAGACACATGAGAgctcactctggagagaagccttacacctgtgACCTGTGCGGAAAGAAAGTCGCAGCAAAACTAACCCTTAAAAGCCACATAAAAACTCACGATGACGACGATGATAGGCCGTTTCCATGTGAGCAGTGTGGAAAGcgctttaaatataaaaactctGTTCGTATTCACATGAAGCTTCATTTGAGAGAGGAGCGTTTTATATgtcgtcagtgtggaaagagttttacagaCCAAAATGACCTTAGGAATCATGTAAAAACTCACATTGGAAATAAGCCTTTCATGTGCGATTACTGTGGAAAGGCTTTCAAGAACAGAACATGCCTTAAGGTTCACCTTGTCGTTCACACCGGAGAGAGGCCTTTCACCTGCTCtgagtgcgggaagagttttggTCAGAAAGCATCCCTTAGAACTCACAAGAACAGCGTTCACAATAAAGAAAGATCCTACACCTGTCCAATATGTGGAAAATGTTGCAAAATTAAAGGAAATCTTAAACTTCACATGAAGCTTCATGCTGGAGAGAAATCCAGTTTAAAACGTACTAAAAACACATGA